A window from Drosophila yakuba strain Tai18E2 chromosome 3L, Prin_Dyak_Tai18E2_2.1, whole genome shotgun sequence encodes these proteins:
- the LOC6534769 gene encoding NADH dehydrogenase [ubiquinone] 1 alpha subcomplex subunit 9, mitochondrial — MAAIVLTRNLQLAKHHGSGVVGVLCLRGYSAAAAPQEDGPRPLKTTNPAAMKRGTGGRSSFNGIVATVFGATGFVGRYVCNKLGKSGSQMILPYRGDDSDVIRLKVTGDLGQVLFHFYNLEDPASIREAVKHSNVVINLVGRDFETKNFKFKDVHVNGAERIARIAREAGVERFIHLSSLNVEANPKDLYVKGGSEWLKSKYEGELRVRDAFPNATIIRPADIYGSEDRFLRYYAHIWRRQFRSMPLWHKGEKTVKQPVYVSDVAQAIINAAKDPDSAGRVYQAVGPKRYQLSELVDWFHRLMRKDQKRWGYMRYDMRWDPTFLLKAKLNSFICPGTPIGGLHPARIEREAVTDKVLTGVPTLEDLGVTLTTMEQQVPWELRPYRAALYYDAELGEFETPSPPKCIEARDELRLFA, encoded by the exons ATGGCCGCCATAGTACTAACCCGTAATCTCCAGCTGGCCA AGCACCACGGCAGTGGCGTGGTTGGAGTCTTGTGCCTGCGTGGATattctgccgctgctgctccgCAGGAAGATGGTCCACGTCCACTGAAGACCACCAATCCTGCTGCAATGAAACGCGGAACTGGCGGACGTAGCAGTTTCAATGGGATTGTGGCCACAGTCTTCGGAGCCACAGGTTTCGTGGGTCGCTATGTGTGCAACAAACTAGGCAAATCTGGCTCCCAGATGATCCTACCCTACCGCGGTGACGATTCAGACGTTATCCGTCTTAAGGTCACCGGAGATCTTGGCCAGGTGCTCTTCCACTTCTACAACCTGGAGGATCCCGCCTCCATTCGCGAGGCCGTCAAGCACTCGAACGTGGTCATCAACCTAGTGGGCAGGGACTTCGAGACCAAGAACTTCAAGTTCAAGGATGTCCACGTCAACGGAGCTGAGAGGATCGCTAG GATTGCCCGCGAGGCTGGCGTGGAGCGCTTTATCCACCTCTCCTCTTTGAATGTGGAGGCCAATCCAAAGGATTTGTACGTCAAGGGTGGCAGCGAGTGGCTGAAAAGCAAGTACGAGGGTGAGCTGCGCGTGCGCGACGCCTTCCCTAACGCAACGATTATCCGCCCTGCGGATATCTACGGCTCCGAGGATCGCTTCTTACGTTACTACGCCCACATCTGGCGCCGTCAGTTCCGTTCGATGCCGCTGTGGCACAAAGGAGAGAAGACCGTGAAGCAGCCAGTCTACGTTTCGGACGTGGCTCAGGCCATCATCAACGCCGCTAAGGATCCGGACAGCGCTGGCCGTGTCTACCAGGCTGTGGG ACCTAAACGCTATCAGTTGAGCGAGCTAGTCGACTGGTTCCACCGTCTGATGCGCAAGGACCAGAAGCGCTGGGGCTACATGCGCTACGACATGCGTTGGGACCCCACCTTCCTTCTGAAAGCCAAGCTTAACAGTTTCATCTGCCCCGGCACCCCGATCGGCGGTCTGCATCCCGCCCGCATCGAGCGCGAGGCTGTCACTGACAAGGTCCTCACTGGAGTGCCCACGCTTGAGGACTTGGGCGTCACGCTGACCACCATGGAGCAGCAGGTGCCATGGGAGCTGCGTCCCTACCGCGCTGCTCTCTACTACGACGCCGAGCTGGGCGAGTTTGAGACACCTTCGCCGCCCAAGTGCATCGAGGCGCGTGATGAACTGCGTCTGTTTGCCTAA